TCAATCCTCTCACCAACCAACATAGAGACGTAATTCAGCGAGACTATTGGTCGCAGTTGTCAACGTTTCGTAAGATAATGTAATGATATAACAAACACTTAACCGATAACAAATGATGCGTTGGGCAATGTTTAGGAAACGAATCTAGCCAACAATGCTACCCTTCATCATAAACGGCCTTTCTGTGTCCCCGAGGGTAGTTCATGTGAAGTAGTGAGTAGAGAGGTAATATTTAATCACACGATACTCGATAGAAAGAACGACAGTGCTAAGACATTATGTCTCTCTTGAAACTCGCTTTAACTTTGGAGGAAAGGTGATAACGCGAGGGGAAGGCACGAAGGTAACCTTATAGGATAAGCATATGTTGATGCCCCTTAACCCCTGCATCCTAATAACCAACACGTACGCCTTTTATCAGTTTATCCAATCTCTCGTGTGAATAGCACTGGAATCTTCCTGGCTGAAACAAGTGAACGACTTGGTGAATCAGCCTGGACAAGGTGGTATCTCTGCTTTGTTTGCGAGGCCAGAAATGACAAAGCTGAAGTTGCTGTCACGCAACAGTCCGGTATCGATGATAATATCTACCCCGGAGCAAATTATTCAATCTATGGCCCAATTACTACAGTCAATGTGTTATTATATTCATACTGTAATCCTGCGATAAATGCATTTCAAGATTAACGCCCAAGCTAACCGTTTTGGAGAAACTTTTGCAGTAAACTAATGCAAGATGATCCGATCTGCCATTGTTGAGATTGTTAATAGCTGTGATgtttttatttattctcAGAGATTAAACCCACTTCGAAAATATCTGGTCAGTTTCAGGGTAATCTTTTATGTAAACAACTGTCAAAGTTGGCTGGCTAGTCGCGTAGTAGGTGGAATGAATCACCAGAGGTTGACGCACTGGCTGCAATGGAGAGACATTGCGATAGCATAATTgggaatagaagagtaggcAGCAGTATCGTGGAATAAATCATGGCTTTCCAGCCTTTTAGTCGGCTAGCTCTAAACTTAGTCTTTGTTGAGGGATGGAATATTATCCACTAGCAGAAAGAAATCTGATTTAATAGCATTTACTATTAATGTTTCACCTTCACGGTAAACGAGGCTGTTTCGGTAATACCAACCACCGAGTACGAGACCTTAACTGCTTCCTTGCCTTTTCTGCGTGGGTCAAAGCCAGAGATCGAATAGCCGCCATAACCCTCGAATACCACTGTGCACCGTACGATGGGTAGCTGGCTCATGCCTCCAGAGGCTTGTGATGTCCTGGATAACACGCCAGTGACCAATAGCAATAGACAGGCAGAACAGGATCTGATATCCATCATTGGTCCGGCTGTCGTTTGCATCTTTATAGCCCCAGTTCTTGTCGAATCTCCCCACATACCCCGCATTTTCATTCGATCCGGCTGCAGAAAAGGATTTGTTTGTCAGTTGAGGGGTTTGATATTGTTCCCGGCTATACACGTGATCTGCAAAGAGTTCAATTCCACCAATTGAGGCGTCATCTTTGAAGAGCTTATGCAAATTGCGACAATCCCATCCAGCCTGATCCAGGAAGCCAGTCATGCCGTGTGGGTCATTTCTTGGGTAATCATCGCGTTGCTGGTGCTTTAGGCTGAATTCGTTTTGTGCAAGGCTTGTTTGGCTCTTCGGGTCCGCTTGAGCGTCATGTCTCGCTTTATGCCTACCTCAGAGGAAGGTCTATAATGTACTGCTTAATGTACTGCTCTAGTTAAGCCATGAAGTGATATCAGTAACGTTGTCCTCCATGCGAGCGATAGTTTCTTACGCTTCCGTGCCCCTTTATCACTACTCCCTGCCGCATCTTCACTAGTGACCTCCATAGGGTCATAAACTGGCAGTATGTTATTTCGGACAGCAGTGGTGTCATCTCTGGCCCTATATGGCCTAGCCGTGGCCGAGACTGGCATTGATGGTTGGCTTCGCTACAAGAAGTTGCCATACAAAGCCGCCGACAACTTCAAGCATCCCAAGAGCATCATCACACTGAACGCAACCAAATCCAGCCCCGTCTACACTGCTGGCACAGAGTTACAGGACGCCTTCGTGGGTATCTTTGGAGAGCAGGTCCCACGTAGATTCAAGGGCTGCGACCACCAGAACTCCATAATTGTCGGCACTCTTGACGCCTATCACGATGCATGTGGCAAGGCACAGCTCCATGCGGTTATCGAGGAAGATGGGTTTTGGCTGAGTATCAAAGGTGGTTCCGTCAAGATTGTCGGTCACAATGAGAGGGGCGCACTCTATGGTGCCTTTGAATATTCATCCATGCTTTCCCAAGGCAACTTCTCAGACATTTCCTACGTCTCGAATCCGACCAACGCTATCCGGTGGACCAATGAGTGGGATAACATGGATGGCACTATTGAACGTGGCTACGGCGGCCAGTCCATCTTCTTCGCACAAAACAAGACCATGCCTGACAGGGCCCGCGTAAAGCAGTACGGCCGGTTGCTGGCGTCCATCCGTATAAACGGTGCCATCTTGACCAACGTCAACGCTAACCCCATCACCCTGAAACCAGACAACGTACGTGGACTTGGCGAAATTGCGGCCATACTAAAGCCGTATGGCGTACAGATTGGCCTTGCACTCAACTTTGCATCCCCGCAGACTTTGGGTGGTCTATCGACGTTCGATCCGCTTGAGCCATCCGTTATCTCCTGGTGGGAAGACATCACAAACAAGATCTACGACGAGATTCCAAACTTTGCAGGCTACCTTGTCAAGGCCAACTCCGAAGGCCAACCAGGACCGCTTACCTATAATCGCACGCTGGCCCAAGGCGCTAATCTCTTTGGCGATGTCCTCAGACCACATGGAGGAATCGTCCTATTCCGCACCTTTGTGTACGAAATGCTTAATATCACTGATTGGAAGGCAGATCGCTCTGCAGAGGCGTATAATGCGTTCCAGGGCCTCGACGGAAAGTTCCACGATAACATTATCCTTCAGATGAAGTACGGTCCGCTTGATTTCCAAGTTCGGGAACCCGCACATCCCTTGTTTGGGTACTTTAAGAATGCCAACGCTGGTATTGAGCTTCAAATTGCACAAGAGTACCTAGGACAGCAAGCCCATACCGTCTACTTGGCTCCTCTCTGGAAAGAGATATTAGATACGGATCTTCGTGTTGATGATAAGTCATCGTTTGTACGAGACATCATCTCAGGCAAACGATTCAAGCGCCGGATCGGTGCGTTCTCAGGTGTAGCCAATGTTGGGATGAGCCAGACGTGGACTGGCAGCCATCTCTCTATGTCGAACCTTTACGCCTTTGGCCGCTTGGCCTGGGACCCTACCGATGATCCCGAATCAATTATCAAATCATGGAGTCATCTGACGTTCGGTCTTCATCGCCAAGTGACAGATATCGTCACACGTATCGCCATGGAATCGTGGCCGGCATATCTTAACTATAGCAGTGGAGACCTGGGACTGCCAGCCCTTACAGATGTTACGAATAACCACTTTGGGCCGAATGTTCGTGCTGGTGATGACAACCCCTATGGTATTTGGACTCGGTCTGATTCATTCTCTATCGGTATGGATCGCACTGTGTCGAACGGTACAGGCTTCTCCGGTCAATATCCTCCTGCAGTTGCAGAGAAATTCGAGCACATAGAAACCACACCAACAAACATGATCTTGTGGTATCATCACGTCAACTACACACACAAGCTTCCAACTGGAAAGACGGTGATCCAACATCTCTACGATGCTCATTATGCTGGGGCCAAAACGGCGCATAACTTTCCGAAGTTATGGATGGGAGCTCAAAGATATGTTGATCAAGAACGCTTCAATTCTGTCCTTTTCCAGCTCACTTTCCAAGCCGGCCATTCTATTGTGTGGAGAGACTCCATAGTGGACTATTACCACAACCTTACAGGGATTCCTGACGAAGCGGGACGTGCTGGTCACCATCCTTGGCGCATAGAGGCTGAGGCTATGTCTTACAGCGAATACAAGACTGCCGTGTTAGACCCTATTGAGTCTGCCTCTAATGCCACTGCTCTTGAAACAGTAGGTAATAGTACAGTAGCCACGGCTAGTAGAAAGCTCGACTTTAAGCCTGGGAGATATGACATCGCAGTTGTACATTTTGATATTCTTGGCGGGACTTCGCAGTGGGAAGCGTACCTGAACGGCAAATTATTGGGGAAGTGGGTTGGTAATCTGGAATCAACTCTCAGTCGCGCAGCCACAACTGAACCAGATGGTGGTTCCAAAGCCCGTATCACGTTCCCAAACGTGAAGATTGCTAAAGGGGATATCTTCAAGGTCGTAGGAAAGGCAGACCGCGCGGAATTGGCACCCCTTGACTTTGTAGCATTCCTCCCCCATGGAGTTATTGATTGATAGGACATTAGCTTTAAATCCTAGAAAAATG
This DNA window, taken from Fusarium oxysporum f. sp. lycopersici 4287 chromosome 7, whole genome shotgun sequence, encodes the following:
- a CDS encoding alpha-glucuronidase, whose product is MLFRTAVVSSLALYGLAVAETGIDGWLRYKKLPYKAADNFKHPKSIITLNATKSSPVYTAGTELQDAFVGIFGEQVPRRFKGCDHQNSIIVGTLDAYHDACGKAQLHAVIEEDGFWLSIKGGSVKIVGHNERGALYGAFEYSSMLSQGNFSDISYVSNPTNAIRWTNEWDNMDGTIERGYGGQSIFFAQNKTMPDRARVKQYGRLLASIRINGAILTNVNANPITLKPDNVRGLGEIAAILKPYGVQIGLALNFASPQTLGGLSTFDPLEPSVISWWEDITNKIYDEIPNFAGYLVKANSEGQPGPLTYNRTLAQGANLFGDVLRPHGGIVLFRTFVYEMLNITDWKADRSAEAYNAFQGLDGKFHDNIILQMKYGPLDFQVREPAHPLFGYFKNANAGIELQIAQEYLGQQAHTVYLAPLWKEILDTDLRVDDKSSFVRDIISGKRFKRRIGAFSGVANVGMSQTWTGSHLSMSNLYAFGRLAWDPTDDPESIIKSWSHLTFGLHRQVTDIVTRIAMESWPAYLNYSSGDLGLPALTDVTNNHFGPNVRAGDDNPYGIWTRSDSFSIGMDRTVSNGTGFSGQYPPAVAEKFEHIETTPTNMILWYHHVNYTHKLPTGKTVIQHLYDAHYAGAKTAHNFPKLWMGAQRYVDQERFNSVLFQLTFQAGHSIVWRDSIVDYYHNLTGIPDEAGRAGHHPWRIEAEAMSYSEYKTAVLDPIESASNATALETVGNSTVATASRKLDFKPGRYDIAVVHFDILGGTSQWEAYLNGKLLGKWVGNLESTLSRAATTEPDGGSKARITFPNVKIAKGDIFKVVGKADRAELAPLDFVAFLPHGVID